The proteins below are encoded in one region of Callospermophilus lateralis isolate mCalLat2 chromosome 9, mCalLat2.hap1, whole genome shotgun sequence:
- the Kcne4 gene encoding potassium voltage-gated channel subfamily E member 4 has translation MLKMETLNSTHPSTAASSSPLESHVPRSGSDNGNEYFYILVVMSFYGVFLIGIMLGYMKSKRREKKSSLLLLYKDEERLWGEAMKPLPMVSGLRSVQVPMMLNMLQESVAPALSCTLCSMEGDSVSSESSSPDVHLTIQEEGADDELEETSETPLNESSEGSSENIHQNS, from the coding sequence ATGCTGAAGATGGAGACTCTGAACAGCACACACCCCAGCACTGCAGCCTCCAGCAGCCCCCTGGAGTCCCATGTGCCCAGAAGTGGCAGCGATAACGGCAATGAATATTTCTACATTCTGGTTGTCATGTCCTTCTACGGCGTTTTCTTGATTGGAATCATGCTGGGTTACATGAAATCCAAGAGGCGAGAGAAGAAGTCCAGCCTCCTGCTGCTGTACAAAGATGAAGAGAGGCTCTGGGGAGAGGCCATGAAGCCGCTGCCCATGGTTTCAGGCCTGAGGTCAGTGCAGGTGCCCATGATGCTGAACATGCTGCAAGAGAGCGTGGCCCCTGCGCTGTCCTGCACCCTCTGCTCCATGGAAGGGGACAGCGTGAGCTCCGAGTCTTCTTCCCCAGATGTGCATCTCACCATCCAGGAGGAGGGGGCAGACGATGAGCTGGAGGAGACTTCAGAGACGCCTCTCAACGAAAGCAGCGAAGGGTCCTCTGAGAACATCCATCAGAATTCCTAG